The DNA window GGGAATGGTGGAATGGTAGACACACTTGATTTAGGATCAAGCAGCTGGGGGTTCGAATCCCTCTTCCCGTACCAAAGATATGAATGATAAGTAATGAGCAATGAGTAATCATTACAATCGTGTGGTTGTCAAATTACTCATTACCGATTACTCATTACTTATAAAACTCGCGGGAATGGTGGAATGGTAGACACACTTGATTTAGGATCAAGCAGCTGGGGGTTCGAATCCCTCTTCCCGTTCCAAAAACATGAAAGATAAGTAATAAGCAATGAGTAATCATTACAATCGGGTAGTTATCAAAATTACTTATTACTCATTACTTATAAAATAAGGGAAGAGTGGTGTACAAGGTGTTGCACGCTAGTCTGAAAAACTAGAGGTACAGGTTCAATTCCTGTCTGTTCCACAAAACATGAATGATAAGTAATGAGCAATGAATAATCATTACAGGTAGGTAGTTACTTATTACCGATTACTCATGGCATTACTCTGATATTGTAATGGTAGCATCTCAGTCTCCAAAACTGATGGTACTGGTTCGAGTCCGGTTCGGAGTGCAAAAATGATGAATAGTCAATTCATTTTGCTGGCAATTTTAAAATTCATTGATAAGCAAAATTTCTATTGACCATTCACAAATTAATTATCAATAATCATTTATTAATTATCAATTAAAGTATGTAGAAAAAATGGAAACGCAACAACAAACATGGCAGAACATGAACGGAAAGATCTTCCAGGACTCTATCACACAGCTGGTAGAACAAGCCATCATTCGCGAATTGGCAAACGGACATCGTCTGAAGGTATGTGTGGGATCAGACTCCCATGTATATGGTGATGTCATCAATTATGCTACGGCAGTAGTATTTATTCGTGAGGGAAAAGGAGCGTTTACCTTTATTAGAAAAGAAAGAGAAATACAGAGTATCAGTATTAAAGAGCGAATGCTAAATGAGGTGAACAAATCCGTAGAAATTGCCTACGCTATTTGCTCTGTGTTGGATACTTATGGTGTGGAAATGGAGGTACACGCAGACATTAATACCGATCCGGATTTTAAATCCAACGTAGCATTGAAAGATGCAATGGGGTACATTCTGGGAATGGGATATGTGTTTAAAGCAAAACCCTTTGCATTCGCAAGTTCCAACTGTGCCGATATGATGGTATAAGATAGCTGGAAAATGGAGGTCTGAAGAGGTAAGACTTCTAACTTTCATTCTCCGGTTTTAAAACAATAAGAATGACAAAAAGATTATTATTTCTGGATGATATAAGATATCCGATTGAGGCATATCCGTATACCAAACAGGATGTTTTCCTTAGAAATGACTGGTATATTGTTCGAAATTATGAACAGTTTATCAAAAGAATTCTGGAAAAGGGACTTCCGGAAATGATTTCTTTTGACCATGATCTTGGAGATGAGTACTGTGCGAAATCCGGCTCTCACGAATGTATCGAGAAAACAGGTTATGATTGTGCTAAATGGCTTATAGAATATTGCATGGATAATTTGTTACCCTTACCAAAATTCTACTGTCACTCTATGAATCCGGTTGGAAAGATGAATATTGAAAGCCTTTTAAAAAACTTTAAAAAATTGTAATGGACATTTTTAGATTAATTCAGGATATAAAAACACATTTGAAACTCAATTTTGATGAGGTTGACAGATGGTTTGAAAAAGATAAAAATATATTGAATGATCAGCCTTTAAACAAAGGATGGACGGTTCAGCAGATTTTGGAACACATTTATCTTACCAATTTTTATTTGCTGATTCTTATTGAAAAAGGAACAAAAAAAGCAATGCGAAATTATAAAGATCTTGATTTACAATCGGAAATAAAGAATTACAGTTTCAATAAAGAACACTTTGGAAGAGTAGGTGAATACGGAGCTTTTGAGTGGATCAGACCGGAGCATATGGAGCCCAAGGGAGAATTGAATCTGCCTGAAATAAGACGCTTAATTTCTCAGCAGTATCATCAATGTTTAGATTATCTGGACCTGATGAAAAATGGGGAAGGGCTCCTTTGTAAAACTACAATGACCGTAGATGGGCTGGGAAAAATCAATGTCTATGAATACATTTATTTTCTCTCACTTCATGCCCGGAGACACATTACTCAGATGAAGAATAATGAATTAGAAACAATTAAAAAACTAAAACAATGATTTTCAAAACATATAACTCTATAGAAAATGCTTACCAAACCCGCGTGATCGATCAGATCAGATTGCAGGGTTTTGGGGATGAGATTTTCATCGTGCAGGAAAAAGTTCACGGTGCTAATTTTTCTTTCTTTACCGACGGAAAGGAAATTAAAATCGCGAAAAGAACTGCCTTCATTGAAAAGGATGAAAAATTTTTCAATGCCCATCAAATATTGGAACGTTACGGAAAAAATGTAATGAAAGCGTTTCAGAAAGTAAAAGTGATCCACCCGAATG is part of the Chryseobacterium lactis genome and encodes:
- a CDS encoding ribonuclease H-like YkuK family protein → METQQQTWQNMNGKIFQDSITQLVEQAIIRELANGHRLKVCVGSDSHVYGDVINYATAVVFIREGKGAFTFIRKEREIQSISIKERMLNEVNKSVEIAYAICSVLDTYGVEMEVHADINTDPDFKSNVALKDAMGYILGMGYVFKAKPFAFASSNCADMMV
- a CDS encoding cyclic-phosphate processing receiver domain-containing protein, which encodes MTKRLLFLDDIRYPIEAYPYTKQDVFLRNDWYIVRNYEQFIKRILEKGLPEMISFDHDLGDEYCAKSGSHECIEKTGYDCAKWLIEYCMDNLLPLPKFYCHSMNPVGKMNIESLLKNFKKL
- a CDS encoding DinB family protein, whose translation is MDIFRLIQDIKTHLKLNFDEVDRWFEKDKNILNDQPLNKGWTVQQILEHIYLTNFYLLILIEKGTKKAMRNYKDLDLQSEIKNYSFNKEHFGRVGEYGAFEWIRPEHMEPKGELNLPEIRRLISQQYHQCLDYLDLMKNGEGLLCKTTMTVDGLGKINVYEYIYFLSLHARRHITQMKNNELETIKKLKQ